The Megalopta genalis isolate 19385.01 unplaced genomic scaffold, iyMegGena1_principal scaffold0037, whole genome shotgun sequence DNA window tttttttaaaaagtgaAGACATATATACTTACATACttgataaaattaataaaaatgtctTTAACCTCGTGAAATATTGTGGACTTCGTGTAAaaatgtgatacatataatttctTTGCGGATCGCGTTCGCAATTAAAAAGGACTTGAAATAATCATCAGAAATTTTCACAATTAAAGATATTTAGTAAGTAGAATTTGTTTATTCTTATATCATTTACGATATAATCATTGTTTAATAAGTGTTCAGTTAAGCAGGGATGATACACGAAGAAACATTTCAAAAACGTGTGGTTGTTTAACCAGCAAATCTTTTCCCGCCGTTATGGCGACATCGGCGCGTTGATCAGCGCCAAAAGCAGATACGTctatgtaactcatttatttaaGCGTTCATTTTGACTTCTTCGAGCGCTACGGTATCTTGTTGAGATTTTGTTTCATTTCCTGCGGTTGTTTTGTTAAGTTTCTTCGTTAATGAGAATATTAATAAAGTTGTTTTCTTGGAACACGTTTAGTTATCTCTTATATATGCATGTGTGTATgtgatatatgtatgtacgagCGCTGTTTTATATAGTGTACGCATGCGCTGTATACACCTCAGGTTTTACACgatttttctatctctctcttagTTTTTGCAAGcatccccaccattttactgCGCATACAATTCGTAGTAAATCCTGTATTAGCATTGAATCGTAAGCCAGTCAGAGGAAAGCAATTTCTACTACTATTCTTGCTAATAGAGCGCTCTGCGGCCGGAGAGTGTTGCAAAATTTGAGATATGTACGTACTATTATTGCATACACGTATGTATATAAATTGTGGCGGCTTTTGTGTGAACTAGGCTTAGTTCTCTGTTCTCCGTAAACGTTACCAACTTCATGGCTCGTCAAAGTGAACAACACGCAAGGCCAGCATTTTGTCGTATGTATTGATCTGTCCCTAAATTGTTAACAAATATAGAAAAGTTGTCGTCGGATAAAATAGTATGAAAGCAATGTCTCATCATTATGTTGTGACGGCACACAAGCCTACGGCTGTCAATGCGTGTGTGACAGGTGAGTAGGACAATTTTTGTCGTTCGTAAATGAACGTTACGATAATAAACCGTTATTTGATTTTTACCAATCAAGGTAATTTTACTTCGCCTACGGATTTAAATCTGATCTTGGCAAAGAATGTCCGATTAGAAATCTATCTGGTCACACCGGAAGGCTTAAGACCACTGAAAGATGTTGGAATTTACGGAAAGATTGCAGTCGTTAAATTTTTTAGACCGCCGGTAAGGTTATATCAGCAGACTTGTTTCGTCTACTCGAAATTGTTAACTTGTCTCCGTGTTTATCTATTGTCATTCGGTCTTCTGGCATTGATTTACTATATCGAATGTCAACGCGTTCATCGTTACCGAAACTGTACAAAGTAACGTGTAATTAATTAATGATTAATTACATTATTCCTACAGCATGAGAAAAAAGACCTATTATTTTTGTTGACCACCCGCTACAATGCGATGATTTTGGAATGCGTCGGAGAAGGAGAAGACATAGAAATTATAACTAAAGCACATGGGAATGTGGCGGACCGTATCGGTAAAGCTTCGGAAACAGGAATTAAAGCTGTAATCGATCCTAAAGCACGCGTGATCGGTCTTAGATTGTACGATGGCCTTTTCAAGATAATACCACTGGATAAGGATAATCCAGAATTAAAAGCATCGTCGATACGTATGGAcgagcaacaagtgcaagatGTGAATTTTCTTCATGGATGTGCTAATCCGacgttaattttaattcacCAAGATATTAATGGCAGACATGTCAAAACGCATGAGATCTCTTTGCGAGATAAAGAGTTTGTTAAGACACCGTGGCGACAGGACAACGTGGAACGCGAAGCTATGATGGTTATCCCAGTTCCTTCCCCTATCTGTGGAGCAATAATAATAGGTCAAGAAAGTATATTGTATCACGACGGGACCACGTATGTGGCTGTCGTACCGCCGATCATTAAACACAGTACAATTACGTGCTATGCTAAAGTTGATAATCAAGGATTGAGATATTTGTTGGGAGATATGGCTGGACATTTATTTATGTTGTTCTTGGAACAAGAAAAGAAACCGGACGGTACCCAAGTAGTGAAAGATTTGAAGGTCGAGCTTCTGGGAGAAATCAGTATACCAGAGTGCATTACATACTTGGACAACGGTGTAATATTTGTCGGTAGTCGTCTTGGTGATTCGCAGTTAATTAAGTTAATTACAAAAGCAGATGAGAATGGTTCTTATTGCGTACCAATGGAAACTTTCATTAATTTGGCACCGATAGTTGACATAGCTGTGGTTGACCTCGAGAGACAAGGTCAAGGACAGATGGTTACATGCTCGGGTGCTTTCAAAGAGGGCTCGCTTAGGATTATTAGAAATGGAATAGGTATCGAAGAACATGCAAGTATAGATCTACCAGGCATTAAGGGTATGTGGGCACTGAAAGTTGGTGGTGGCAATTTTGACAATACTCTAGTCTTATCTTTTGTTGGGCAAACTAGAATCTTGACTTTAAATGGCGAAGAAGTCGAAGAAACGGATATCGCAGGCTTCGTTGCCGACGAGCAGACGTTCCACACAGGAAATGTTacgaacgatttatttattcaaataacacCAAAGTCTGCAAGATTAATTTCACATGAAACGAAAACTATCGTTTCGGAATGGGAACCAGAGAACAAAAGAACCATTAGCGTAGTTGCTTGCAATGGAACACAAGTACTTTGCGCGACCGGTAATGATTTGTTTTATATGGAAATTGCAGATGGACAgatcgtaccgaaagggtttgCTACTTTGCAGTATGAGGTTGCATGTTTAGATATATCCCCGTTAGACGGAAACACCGAAGCAAAGATTGCCGCGGTAGGATTATGGACGGACATTTCTGTTCGCATATTAACTTTGCCCGCTTTAGAAGAAATCAATAAAGAATTGCTTGGAGGTGAAATCATACCTAGATCTATTTTAATGACTTgtttcgaaggtaacacttatCTTCTTTGCGCTCTCGGAGACGGTAGTATGTATTACTTTACTTTACACAAACAAAGCGGTATGCTTTCCGACAAAAAGAAAGTTACCCTGGGCACACAACCAACAGTTCTAAGAACTTTCAGGTCTCTGTCCACCACCAATGTCTTTGCATGTTCCGATAGACCTACCGTAATTTATTCGTCGAATCATAAGCTTGTATTTAGTAATGTTAACTTAAAGGaagtaaatcatatgtgttcttTAAACGCAGAATCATATCCAGACAGTTTAGCATTAGCAACCGACAGTACAGTGACAATAGGAACGATCGATGAAATACAGAAATTACACATCCGAACGGTTCCGCTTGGAGAATCACCAAGACGCATTGCTTATCAAGAAAGTTCTCAAACCTTCGGAGTAATAACGATGAGAGTCGATGTTCAAGACAACATCGGCCTCTGCATCGTAAGACCCTCTGCGTCCACTCTAGCAGCTTCAACATCCGCAGAGACGACTTCTAGTAGCAGTTTAATCGCATCGCATATTAAACCTACGGGATATACATCCGGTGAAATCGGTCAAGAAATGGAAGTACATAATTTACTTATCATAGATCAACATACTTTCGAAATTTTACACGGCCATATGTTAATGCCCACTGAATACGCATTGTCATTGATATCGACTAAATTAGGCGAAGATCCTACGTCCTATTATGTGGTTGGAACTGCGCTTATTAATCCGGATGAAACCGAGCCCAAAATGGGCAGAATACTTTTGTATCATTGGAACGACGGGAAGCTTATACAAGTTGCTGAAAAAGAAATCAAAGGTTCATGTTACTCTTTGGTCGAGTTCAATGGGAAACTTCTAGCCAGTATTAACAGCACTGTTCGCCTGTTCGAGTGGACAACTGAAAAAGAGCTTAGGTTGGAGTGCAGCCACTTCAATAATATCATTGCACTTTATCTGAAAACAAAAGGAGACTTCGTTTTAGTTGGTGATCTTATGAGGTCTCTTACGTTACTGCAGTATAAGACTATGGAAGGCAGCTTTGAAGAAATAGCGAGGGATTATAATCCAAACTGGATGACGGCTATCGAACTTTTAGATGATGACACTTTCTTAGGAGCTGAAAATTGTTTTAATCTGTTTGTTTGTCAAAAGGATAGGtgaatattagatatattattttttaagtaaaTTGTATTATACGCTGgcaataacaataattatatttccttttctgttttctctttttcttttttttttagtgcGGCAACTTCCGAAGATGAAAGACTACAAATGCAGGAAGTTGGACAATTCCATTTAGGTGATATGGTCAACGTTTTCCGACATGGATCGTTAGTAATGCAGAACTTGGGTGAATCGAGTACACCTACACAGGGTTGTGTACTATTTGGGACTGTTAGTGGGGCAATTGGTTTAGTTACGCAGATTCCATTCACATTTTATGAGTTCCTACGAAATATTGAGGACAGATTAACCAGTGTTATAAAGAGCGTCGGTAAAGTAGAACATAATTTTTGGAGAAGTTTCAATACCGAACTGAAAATTGAACAATGCGAAGGTTTCATAGACGGTGATTTAATCGAAAGCTTTCTTGATTTGAGTCCGGATAAAATGGCGGAAGTTGCAACGGGTCTTATGGTAAAGATTCTATTTTTTGTTTATATAGGGTATCCCGGGATTTTCCAGGAGTTTCCAGTCGAGCTGCGATAGTTTAATCTAGATAAGTGTTGATAAACACAGGTCTATTTTGTACCCAGGATTAAGCTCTTGCAGTTTGGCGAGAAAATCctgcgggacaccctgtatacacgtGTATGCGCATAATATTCTGTatagttttaattaaatttcttcatttttacaGATCGATGATGGTAATGGTATGAAAAAAGAAGCGACGGTAGATGATCTTGTAAAAATAGTAGAAGATCTGACAAGAATacattaagaatttatatttcaCTGATTTGTatagtttattatattttgagAAGTTTATAGATAAATAGGTTAATAAGAGAACTCGTAATTATTTGAGAAAGAATGGAAAGAGAAGTACATACTATTATCTATTTATATCACTGATAGTACAAGAAAGCAAGAAGTCGCGTTTCCTTGTTCTTTTCCAGTGAAGACACATTTTTTATTCGTATACACCTGCGCTCTCGTACTCTAATTCATGTTGCAGTATTCTCTCCGTAACTGTCAAAAAgatctgcctctctctctctctctctctctctctctctctctctctctctctctctctctctctctttatcataCGAGCCAGCGAGAATCGCTCCAATGCAAGGTGAAGCAAAACATTACAAGTTTTCTCATTCTTGATACTTTTGTATGAAACTTTTACCGTTTCGTATTTCTGATTAAACCAACACAATACGTATTGcagttacaataataataataatgttatagaaGTAATTATAATCGTAATCATATCgtgttttgttttattttaatcGGAAAAAAACAAGATGAATACTATGGTAAAAGTTTAACTGACGATAAATCAAAAATAAGGAATATTGATTTTTGAATCGTTATCCTTCTATACGATTGGAACATTACAAAAAATATAGTACATCTACGATAACCATCGTTCGGCAGACCTGAAATTGTAGCAGTTATATTATGGAGAGAATACTGTATGTAGTAATGACAACTTGCTTCAGTTACTCTTATATATGAACATGGAAGTCTTTCGGGAAGTTTTTAAATATACATTAAGAGTGCATTCTTTATACAAATCTACAATCTAGTTCTTCTACGAGTATTTCGAGATTCATATGGATGTAATGTATTTTTTATGGTACTAAATAATAATTGCGTAACTTAACTAAGTacttatttgaaataaattgaaaaacttCTTAGTCGACAACAATTGCTTTCCTTCTTTTGAGGGATATTAATACGTTAAATACGTTGTGTAAATGATTGTCGACATCAAGTCATCAATTAATAATTCATAATGTTCAGCACAAAGTACATAATTGATTTTCTGGACCGAATAATACTTCTGCTTCGATTTAAACATTTGGTTcaatgtgtgcgcgcgcgcgtacgtGCGTGTGCATACCTATATATGCACACACTTGTTGACAACACAGTTTCGTGTTTTTCTTTGGTATAGGTTGGTATAGGTCACAGAACAGTGGTGGAGTGATAAAATTTAATACAGGGTGGTGGAGTGTAGTGACGACACTGCCATTGGAATCCATTAGCATCATCAAGTCTCATTTGTGAGTTCTTCCCTCCACTGTGTGCCCAGATTGCGATGGAAACCGGCAGCGGTGATTCGGAGTGGGGATAACACTGGCATGAAGGTGGTTGTTCCCCAGTATAACATACTTTTATACGGGAAAAGGAAAGtccacacacgcgcgcgcataCGCCACAGTCATCGTCATCTGATTGCACCTAACGTGGCGACGCCAGGTATCGTATCAAGGCCAGTGTGTCCTGTGGTGTCTAGTGTGCCCAATGGTGTTAAGGATTCTGCTCGAAATCTGCTCCTAGTGGCGGAGAAGAAACCTCGTAAATGGGATTGGACGATTCTAATGGATTG harbors:
- the pic gene encoding DNA damage-binding protein pic encodes the protein MKAMSHHYVVTAHKPTAVNACVTGNFTSPTDLNLILAKNVRLEIYLVTPEGLRPLKDVGIYGKIAVVKFFRPPHEKKDLLFLLTTRYNAMILECVGEGEDIEIITKAHGNVADRIGKASETGIKAVIDPKARVIGLRLYDGLFKIIPLDKDNPELKASSIRMDEQQVQDVNFLHGCANPTLILIHQDINGRHVKTHEISLRDKEFVKTPWRQDNVEREAMMVIPVPSPICGAIIIGQESILYHDGTTYVAVVPPIIKHSTITCYAKVDNQGLRYLLGDMAGHLFMLFLEQEKKPDGTQVVKDLKVELLGEISIPECITYLDNGVIFVGSRLGDSQLIKLITKADENGSYCVPMETFINLAPIVDIAVVDLERQGQGQMVTCSGAFKEGSLRIIRNGIGIEEHASIDLPGIKGMWALKVGGGNFDNTLVLSFVGQTRILTLNGEEVEETDIAGFVADEQTFHTGNVTNDLFIQITPKSARLISHETKTIVSEWEPENKRTISVVACNGTQVLCATGNDLFYMEIADGQIVPKGFATLQYEVACLDISPLDGNTEAKIAAVGLWTDISVRILTLPALEEINKELLGGEIIPRSILMTCFEGNTYLLCALGDGSMYYFTLHKQSGMLSDKKKVTLGTQPTVLRTFRSLSTTNVFACSDRPTVIYSSNHKLVFSNVNLKEVNHMCSLNAESYPDSLALATDSTVTIGTIDEIQKLHIRTVPLGESPRRIAYQESSQTFGVITMRVDVQDNIGLCIVRPSASTLAASTSAETTSSSSLIASHIKPTGYTSGEIGQEMEVHNLLIIDQHTFEILHGHMLMPTEYALSLISTKLGEDPTSYYVVGTALINPDETEPKMGRILLYHWNDGKLIQVAEKEIKGSCYSLVEFNGKLLASINSTVRLFEWTTEKELRLECSHFNNIIALYLKTKGDFVLVGDLMRSLTLLQYKTMEGSFEEIARDYNPNWMTAIELLDDDTFLGAENCFNLFVCQKDSAATSEDERLQMQEVGQFHLGDMVNVFRHGSLVMQNLGESSTPTQGCVLFGTVSGAIGLVTQIPFTFYEFLRNIEDRLTSVIKSVGKVEHNFWRSFNTELKIEQCEGFIDGDLIESFLDLSPDKMAEVATGLMIDDGNGMKKEATVDDLVKIVEDLTRIH